The Epinephelus lanceolatus isolate andai-2023 chromosome 14, ASM4190304v1, whole genome shotgun sequence genome has a window encoding:
- the itga4 gene encoding integrin alpha-4, with protein sequence MYPPAGSMCMCCSLILVLVLVHPAAGYNLDQEHSLEFNGPHSSMFGYSVLLHHHGAHSWLVVGAPVANSTSSPSVRSPGAVYRCNISAQPGHCLPLHADVVTCGKTCDAESDHQWLGVSLARQPGDNGGHILACAHRWKNVFYSKKDGQNHKLPNGVCYRYSSDLTNAQPIIPCYRDHQRKFGEDYGSCQAGISNFLTEDLIIMGAPGTSYWTGSVLVFNTSSRGMSVYLDEDTGAVSFGSYLGYAVGAGHFLGPSSVEVVGGAPQYNQRGKVFIFAVDSNMLRVVAEVSGKELGSYFGSSVCVVDLNADGLSDLLVGAPMATGITREEGRVHVYINQGEANLLEAEFQLTGNNAYAARFGETIADLGDLDDDGYSDVAVGAPQEDELKGAVYIYNGRKEGISPTPSQRITGSTLGRDLRMFGQSLSSGIDIDANGYHDVAVGAFLSDSAVVLRTRPVIQVKAFLTLPEQIDQRVALCHEHKTPTVCLKVTVCFSVKSRHFRGAIDLQYNLTSDLLHKPSFPHRFYFHGNGSSNSTKGHVRARHGQLTCTTHVAYQRKDVRDIFTPVRFEVSYSHRETSTHRTKNFPPLKPILQQSAGHQNTISNQTWFARSCSLVNCSANMQLSAQLVLPHQQQYFPLGSGQTIMLKTSVLNSGDDAFLPRLTLRFPNNVHYIKVLQNQDNVVSCDVTQEVNSTKAGVDCSITSLVLSAHAQLNISFLLDVNQNSTPGDIMIHVSTSSDNYEREEYLHDNSASLLLPLKYGVNVNIHGFVTPTSFVFGDEDTTPVDCYPERFNYTYKVLNSGPSRSLDTVVDIMLPKMLAPYRHRLLQVVDWQTSQGVCSISDTTMSVVEDCDVPEASFIKQIVFFFSSTSTRRMFCSHSDDLCERLVCRLGDLDVGRDTHIQLEIKLNPAVLLQAPGRHGIMRIESTAMMSNPRESPHTILIHEQPVAEVVVEAVFTQKPSTTVKVFIIVISLILGLMILAALIWCLWKAGFFKREFKKKKEEEEFKRDSWDYVPKHDKRESTS encoded by the exons ATGTATCCCCCAGCGGGCAGCATGTGTATGTGCTGCAGCCTGATCCttgtcctggtcctggtccatCCTGCAGCAGGGTACAATCTGGATCAAGAACACAGTCTGGAGTTCAATGGCCCCCACTCATCCATGTTTGGATATTCAGTCCTGCTACATCACCACGGAGCACACAGCTG gTTGGTGGTTGGAGCTCCAGTCGCGAACTCGACCTCCAGTCCATCAGTCCGATCTCCAGGAGCTGTTTACCGCTGCAACATCTCGGCTCAGCCCGGCCACTGCCTCCCCTTGCATGCTG acgTGGTGACCTGTGGGAAGACGTGTGATGCAGAGAGTGATCACCAGTGGCTGGGAGTCAGTCTGGCCAGACAACCTGGAGACAACGGAGGACACATCCTG gcaTGTGCTCACCGCTGGAAGAACGTCTTCTACTCAAAGAAGGACGGTCAGAACCACAAGCTGCCTAACGGAGTGTGTTATCGCTACAGCAGCGACCTGACAAATGCCCAACCCATCATTCCCTGCTACAGAG ACCACCAAAGGAAATTCGGTGAGGATTATGGGTCATGTCAGGCCGGTATTTCCAACTTCCTGACAGAG gaTCTGATCATCATGGGGGCTCCAGGGACGTCCTATTGGACTGGTTCAGTTCTGGTCTTCAACACGTCTAGCAGAGGGATGTCTGTGTACCTGGATGAAGACACTGGAGCCGTCAGCTTTGGAAGCTACCTGG GTTACGCTGTTGGAGCTGGTCATTTCCTGGGTCCCTCCTCTGTGGAGGTCGTGGGTGGAGCTCCGCAATACAACCAGAGGGGCAAG GTCTTCATCTTCGCAGTAGACAGCAACATGCTGCGGGTCGTCGCTGAAGTGTCCGGAAAAGAG CTGGGATCTTACTTTGGCTCCAGCGTGTGTGTGGTGGATCTGAACGCTGATGGTTTGTCGGATCTGTTGGTCGGCGCTCCCATGGCAACGGGCATCACCAGGGAGGAGGGAAGAGTCCATGTGTACATCAACCAGGGGGAG GCTAACCTGTTGGAGGCGGAGTTTCAGCTGACTGGTAATAATGCCTACGCTGCTCGATTTGGAGAGACCATCGCTGACCTGGGAGACCTGGATGACGACGGTTACTCTG atgtggCGGTTGGTGCCCCACAGGAAGACGAGCTAAAAGGAGCCGTCTACATTTACAACGGCAGGAAGGAGGGCATCTCACCAACTCCATCTCAG aGGATTACCGGATCCACACTGGGTCGTGACCTCAGGATGTTCGGCCAGTCACTGAGCTCTGGCATTGACATTGATGCTAACGGCTACCACG atGTGGCGGTCGGTGCTTTCCTCTCGGACTCGGCTGTGGTTCTCAG GACCCGACCCGTGATTCAGGTGAAGGCGTTTCTGACTCTGCCCGAGCAGATTGACCAGCGGGTGGCGCTGTGCCACGAACACAAGACTCCAACTGTCTGCCTTAAAGTTACTGTCTGCTTCAGTGTGAAGTCCAGACACTTCAGAGGAGCTATAG ATCTTCAATATaatttgacctctgacctcctccatAAACCATCCTTTCCTCATCGTTTCTATTTCCATGGTAACGGGTCATCCAATAGCACAAAGGGGCACGTGAGAGCACGACATGGCCAGCTCACTTGTACAACACACGTGGCTTACCAAAGG AAGGACGTGAGGGACATTTTTACTCCGGTCCGGTTTGAAGTTTCCTACAGTCACAGAGAAACAAGCACCCACAGAACCAAAAACTTCCCTCCATTAAAACCCATTCTGCAGCAGAGCGCAGGACACCAGAACACCATCTCAAATCAG actTGGTTCGCTCGTTCCTGTTCGCTGGTGAACTGTTCGGCCAACATGCAGCTGTCGGCTCAACTAGTGCTACCACa TCAGCAGCAGTACTTTCCTCTCGGCTCTGGACAGACCATCATGTTGAAAACCTCGGTGCTGAACTCTGGAGACGACGCCTTCCTGCCACGACTGACGTTACGTTTCCCCAACAACGTCCACTACATTAAAGTACTGCAGAAC CAGGACAACGTGGTcagctgtgatgtcacacaggaAGTCAACAGTACAAAGGCAGGTGTTGACTGCAGCATCACCAGCCTCGTCCTCTCAGCCCACGCCCAG TTGAATATCAGCTTCCTACTGGACGTCAACCAAAACAGCACACCTGGTGACATCATGATTCATGTCAGCACCAGCAG TGATAACTATGAGAGGGAGGAGTATCTCCATGACAACTCCGCCAGTCTCCTCCTTCCTCTGAAATACGGAGTCAACGTCAACATCCACGG ATTTGTGACTCCCACTTCCTTTGTGTTTGGAGATGAAGACACGACTCCAGTTGACTGCTACCCTGAAAGATTCAACTACACATACAAG gTGTTAAACTCTGGTCCCAGCAGGTCTCTAGATACTGTGGTTGACATCATGCTACCGAAGATGCTCGCACCTTACCGACACAGATTGCTGCAGGTGGTCGACTGGCAG ACGTCTCAGGGTGTGTGTTCGATCAGTGACACAACTATGTCAGTTGTTGAGGACTGCGACGTCCCTGAAGCCTCCTTCATCAAACAgattgtcttcttcttctcgtCCACCTCCACTCGCAGAAtg ttctGTAGCCATAGTGATGATTTGTGTGAGCGGTTGGTGTGTCGCCTTGGTGACCTGGACGTGGGGAGAGACACCCACATCCAACTGGAGATCAAACTGAACCCTGCTGTACTTCTGCAAGCTCCG GGTCGTCATGGTATCATGAGGATAGAGAGCACAGCGATGATGTCAAACCCCAGAGAAAGTCCTCACACCATCCTCATCCACGAACAACCTGTAGCAGAG GTGGTGGTGGAAGCCGTTTTTACCCAGAAGCCCTCAACAACAGTGAAGGtcttcatcatcgtcatcagTTTAATTTTGGGTCTGATGATCCTGGCTGCTCTCATCTGGTGTCTGTGGAAG GCTGGTTTCTTCAAGAGGGAGttcaagaagaagaaggaggaggaggagttcaaGAGAGACAGCTGGGACTATGTtcctaaacatgacaaaagagAGAGCACTTCCTAA